The following are from one region of the Carnobacterium gallinarum DSM 4847 genome:
- a CDS encoding glucosamine-6-phosphate deaminase, translating to MQPFNFEITKDYQEMSQVAANLVIQKFQEQPTGLYCFAGGDTPVGTLNLLVDAHKNGIIDLAKAYYIELDEWVGLDEQNSGSCIAYLKRELFDPAGVPDSQVHYFNALAVDLLEECQRANQVIQEHGGVTLSLLGVGVNGHLGFNEPGVSFENQAHVVELDESTQNVGQKYFTAEVDRSKGITLGIKQLLDSELLIVEASGVKKKAAIKQLLSVEVPVNEWPVTAVRTHKNCYVIVDQAVVD from the coding sequence ATGCAACCATTTAATTTTGAGATTACAAAGGATTACCAAGAAATGAGTCAGGTAGCAGCAAATTTAGTTATTCAAAAATTTCAAGAGCAGCCAACGGGACTTTATTGTTTTGCCGGAGGAGATACACCTGTAGGAACGCTGAATTTATTAGTGGATGCCCACAAAAATGGCATAATTGATTTAGCAAAAGCTTATTATATTGAGTTAGATGAGTGGGTTGGTCTGGATGAACAGAATTCTGGTAGTTGTATCGCTTATTTAAAACGAGAACTATTTGATCCAGCGGGTGTACCGGATTCTCAAGTTCACTACTTTAATGCATTAGCCGTTGATTTGTTAGAGGAATGTCAGCGAGCAAATCAAGTCATTCAAGAGCATGGTGGGGTAACGTTAAGTCTGTTAGGTGTTGGCGTTAACGGACATCTAGGTTTTAATGAGCCAGGGGTTAGTTTTGAAAATCAGGCTCATGTTGTTGAGCTAGATGAATCAACTCAAAATGTGGGACAAAAGTATTTTACAGCAGAAGTTGATCGTAGCAAGGGCATAACATTAGGAATTAAACAATTATTGGACTCAGAACTATTGATTGTAGAAGCTAGTGGAGTTAAGAAAAAGGCTGCGATTAAGCAATTGCTGTCTGTGGAAGTACCAGTCAATGAGTGGCCTGTAACAGCTGTGAGAACTCACAAAAACTGTTATGTAATCGTCGATCAAGCAGTGGTGGATTAA
- a CDS encoding GntR family transcriptional regulator, translating into MKEIAQINKASSVPLYDQLVDILVGMIKNELKPNDKMLSERVICQTYDVSRTTVRLALSELENMGWIYKRHGKGTFVAALSQGKQNLLDNYSFTDQMREMGRTPQTKVLLFEIVQSNQYVSEEMGIDLGEAIYRLKRLRLADETPMMVEISYIPVELFKNLEEERIATKPLYEIFQDDYNQVVRVADEEFSASLVTDKEAELLDVEKNSACLRLKRTSYNKANKVIEFTLSTARSDQFVYKVRHTK; encoded by the coding sequence ATGAAAGAAATAGCACAGATAAATAAGGCAAGCTCAGTTCCATTATATGATCAATTAGTAGATATTTTAGTAGGAATGATAAAAAATGAATTGAAACCAAATGATAAAATGCTATCTGAAAGAGTAATTTGTCAAACTTATGATGTTAGTCGAACTACTGTGAGATTGGCTTTATCCGAGCTAGAAAATATGGGGTGGATTTATAAAAGACACGGCAAAGGGACGTTTGTTGCTGCATTAAGTCAGGGAAAACAAAATTTATTGGACAATTATAGTTTTACTGACCAAATGCGTGAAATGGGACGAACGCCTCAAACAAAAGTGTTGCTTTTTGAAATCGTTCAGAGTAATCAATATGTTAGTGAAGAAATGGGAATTGATCTTGGAGAAGCAATCTATCGATTAAAACGATTGCGTTTAGCTGATGAAACACCAATGATGGTTGAAATTAGTTATATTCCAGTTGAATTATTTAAGAATCTAGAGGAAGAACGAATTGCAACGAAACCGTTGTATGAAATTTTTCAAGACGATTATAATCAAGTTGTCCGTGTTGCAGATGAGGAGTTTTCTGCTAGTTTAGTAACGGATAAAGAGGCGGAATTGCTTGATGTTGAAAAAAACTCGGCATGTTTGCGATTAAAACGAACAAGCTACAATAAAGCGAATAAAGTCATTGAATTTACGTTAAGTACAGCTCGTAGTGATCAATTTGTCTATAAAGTACGTCATACAAAATAA
- a CDS encoding PTS sugar transporter subunit IIC, whose translation MILAKLEKNFLPILLKIGENKRLIAIRNGITLTIPFTIIGSIFLILGNLPIEAWTNFIAPVSDLLNAPVTVTFGMLGLISAIGIGYNMGKEFDVDPISNTVVTTVAFLLATLADDFSINIDTLGATGMFTAIIVALFTTELFRFFVKHKITIKMPDGVPPSVAQSFSSLIPAAAILTSIWIIRVLLGIDLNEVIQFIFKPLVFGLSTLPGLMVYTLLVCFLWSCGIHGDNVLSGIASPIFLGYLAANTAAFQNGQPIPYEIADGFWILFMCLGGTGSTLGLVLAMLRSKSKMYKSLGKMAFPSALFCINEPVIFGFPVVMNPIMMIPFITAPVVLGSATYVLMKIGFVGKIVFQVPWTIPPIIGPYLATNGSFGAAIWSACSIVIAYLIYLPFFKMSERKQVLLEQGESEAEAVTDAIKAEQSLN comes from the coding sequence ATGATATTAGCGAAACTAGAGAAAAATTTTTTACCAATCTTACTAAAAATTGGTGAAAATAAACGATTGATTGCAATTCGCAATGGGATTACTTTAACAATTCCTTTCACTATAATAGGCAGTATTTTCTTGATTTTAGGCAATTTGCCAATTGAAGCATGGACCAATTTTATTGCACCCGTTTCTGATTTATTAAATGCACCTGTCACTGTAACATTCGGTATGTTGGGTCTGATTTCTGCAATTGGTATCGGTTACAATATGGGGAAAGAGTTTGATGTTGATCCAATTTCCAATACTGTTGTGACAACTGTTGCTTTTTTATTGGCAACGTTAGCTGATGATTTTAGCATTAATATTGATACGTTAGGTGCAACAGGAATGTTTACAGCAATTATTGTTGCTCTTTTTACAACTGAATTATTTCGTTTTTTTGTTAAACATAAAATCACAATCAAAATGCCAGATGGTGTTCCGCCATCTGTTGCACAATCTTTCTCCAGTTTGATTCCAGCAGCAGCTATTTTAACCAGTATCTGGATTATTCGAGTTTTATTAGGAATTGATTTAAATGAAGTCATTCAATTTATTTTTAAGCCGCTAGTGTTTGGATTAAGCACGCTACCTGGTTTAATGGTTTATACATTATTGGTTTGTTTTTTGTGGAGTTGTGGAATTCATGGGGACAACGTTCTGTCTGGAATTGCCTCACCAATATTTTTAGGTTATTTAGCTGCAAATACAGCAGCTTTTCAAAATGGTCAACCCATTCCGTATGAGATTGCCGACGGTTTTTGGATTCTCTTTATGTGTCTAGGTGGAACGGGTTCGACTTTAGGTTTAGTTTTAGCAATGCTACGCTCCAAAAGTAAAATGTATAAATCTCTTGGGAAAATGGCGTTTCCTTCAGCGTTATTTTGTATTAATGAACCAGTAATTTTTGGTTTTCCAGTTGTGATGAATCCAATTATGATGATTCCTTTTATTACGGCACCAGTCGTTTTAGGATCAGCTACGTATGTATTAATGAAAATTGGGTTTGTCGGTAAAATTGTTTTCCAAGTCCCTTGGACAATTCCACCAATTATTGGTCCGTATCTAGCTACAAATGGCAGTTTTGGAGCAGCAATTTGGTCAGCTTGTAGTATTGTAATTGCTTATTTAATTTATTTGCCATTCTTTAAAATGTCTGAGCGCAAACAAGTTCTGTTAGAACAAGGTGAAAGTGAAGCAGAAGCAGTGACAGATGCAATTAAGGCAGAACAAAGCTTAAATTAA